In Prevotella sp. oral taxon 475, one DNA window encodes the following:
- a CDS encoding enoyl-ACP reductase, giving the protein MSYNLLKGKRGVIFGALNDLSIAWKVAERCAEEGANIVLSNTEMALRMGELDALSKKINAPIVAADATNYDDLENVFVKAQELLGGKIDFVLHSIGMSPNVRKRRTYDDLDYNWLNKTLDISAISFHKMLQAAKKVDAIAEYGSVVALTYIASHRTFFGYNDMADAKSLLESIARSFGYIYGREKNVRINTISQSPTPTTAGKGIKDIDNMMDFSDKMSPLGNASALECADYCVTLFSDLTRKVTMQTLFHDGGFSNMGMSLRAMNQYSKDLAPYEDENGKVIYG; this is encoded by the coding sequence ATGTCATACAATTTATTGAAAGGCAAGCGCGGCGTGATCTTTGGTGCGCTGAACGACTTGTCCATCGCATGGAAAGTGGCTGAACGTTGCGCCGAAGAAGGGGCTAACATCGTGCTGAGCAACACCGAAATGGCTCTGCGCATGGGTGAACTTGATGCGCTATCCAAGAAAATCAACGCACCGATTGTTGCTGCCGACGCCACTAACTACGACGATTTGGAGAACGTTTTCGTTAAAGCGCAAGAGCTTTTGGGCGGAAAGATCGACTTCGTGCTCCACTCCATCGGTATGAGTCCTAACGTTCGCAAACGTCGAACCTATGATGATCTCGACTACAACTGGCTCAACAAGACGCTCGACATCTCTGCCATCTCGTTCCATAAGATGCTTCAGGCTGCCAAGAAGGTAGATGCCATTGCCGAATATGGTTCGGTAGTAGCCCTCACCTATATCGCTTCGCATCGCACTTTCTTCGGTTACAACGACATGGCCGATGCAAAGAGTCTGTTGGAGAGCATCGCCCGCAGCTTCGGTTACATCTATGGACGCGAGAAAAATGTGCGAATCAACACCATTTCGCAGTCGCCCACACCCACAACAGCAGGAAAAGGCATCAAGGATATCGACAATATGATGGATTTCTCCGATAAGATGTCGCCTTTGGGAAATGCTTCTGCCTTGGAGTGTGCCGACTATTGCGTGACGCTTTTCAGCGATCTCACTCGTAAAGTAACCATGCAGACGCTCTTCCATGATGGCGGTTTCTCGAACATGGGCATGAGTTTGCGTGCCATGAACCAGTATAGCAAAGACCTCGCACCCTACGAAGACGAAAACGGAAAGGTGATTTACGGATAA
- a CDS encoding 1-deoxy-D-xylulose-5-phosphate synthase, with translation MYLEKIDSPKDLRALNVEELKGVAEEVRAAVLHRVSHHGGHVGPNLGATEAIVALHYVFDTPEDKLVFDVSHQSYPHKVLTGRAKGFLDDEALDAISGYSSPLESPVYDNFEVGHTSTSIALATGLQKGRDVLGGKENVIAFIGDGSLSGGEAFEGLDTAAEIGTNIIVVVNDNEMSIAENHGGIYANLKLLRNTRGQAELNLFRAFGFDYHYLEQGNDVKALVELFRQVKDTPRPTVVHIQTEKGHGYEPAVNDKEHWHYCAPFDLATGQTKEKGGGEYTPFLLGNFLMEEMKTDPTLVAISAGVPMALGFGPEQRRQMGRQYIDVGIAEEEAVALASGMAKRGARPVFSTFATFLQRTYDQLAQDLCVNGNPAVINVLGASVFGMNDFTHICFFDIPMFSHIPNLVYLAPTTFEELIAMERWAIRQEQYAVAIRVPAGETVHSNETYEEDYSQLNRFKVQRWGSEVAIIAVGNFFQKGETVTKALADEGIEATLINPRYLTGVDEALLERLKAEHRLVVTLEDGCIDGGFGERIARFYGPTDMKVLCLGIKKALYDRYNVEQLLHDNELLDEQIVAKVKQLLNNSSVRHTQ, from the coding sequence ATGTATCTTGAAAAAATCGATTCGCCCAAAGATTTGCGGGCACTGAATGTAGAAGAATTAAAGGGAGTGGCTGAAGAAGTACGGGCCGCAGTGTTGCATCGCGTGAGTCATCATGGCGGACATGTGGGGCCGAATCTCGGTGCGACAGAGGCCATTGTGGCCCTGCACTATGTGTTCGATACGCCCGAAGATAAGCTCGTTTTCGATGTTTCGCACCAGAGTTACCCACACAAGGTGCTCACAGGACGCGCCAAGGGATTTCTCGACGACGAGGCTCTGGATGCCATTTCAGGCTATAGTTCGCCTCTGGAGTCGCCCGTTTACGACAATTTCGAGGTGGGGCACACCTCTACTTCCATTGCCCTGGCCACAGGTTTGCAGAAAGGACGCGACGTCTTGGGCGGAAAGGAGAATGTCATTGCCTTTATCGGCGACGGGAGTTTGAGCGGCGGCGAGGCTTTCGAAGGCTTGGATACGGCGGCCGAAATCGGTACGAACATCATCGTCGTCGTGAACGATAACGAGATGAGTATTGCCGAAAACCACGGCGGCATCTATGCGAATCTCAAACTGTTGCGTAACACCCGAGGACAAGCGGAACTGAATCTCTTTCGCGCTTTCGGTTTCGATTACCACTATCTTGAACAGGGCAACGACGTGAAGGCTCTGGTGGAGCTGTTCCGCCAGGTAAAAGACACGCCGCGCCCCACCGTGGTGCACATCCAGACGGAGAAGGGACACGGCTACGAACCGGCCGTGAACGACAAGGAACACTGGCACTACTGCGCACCGTTCGACCTGGCCACGGGACAGACAAAAGAAAAGGGCGGAGGCGAATACACGCCTTTCCTGCTGGGAAACTTCCTCATGGAGGAGATGAAAACCGACCCGACACTCGTGGCTATCTCGGCGGGCGTACCCATGGCATTGGGCTTCGGACCCGAACAACGTCGGCAGATGGGCCGCCAATACATCGATGTGGGCATTGCTGAAGAGGAAGCTGTGGCACTGGCCTCGGGCATGGCGAAACGCGGAGCACGACCGGTGTTCAGCACGTTTGCCACCTTTTTGCAGCGCACCTACGACCAACTGGCTCAAGACCTCTGCGTGAACGGTAATCCGGCGGTCATCAACGTGCTGGGTGCATCGGTCTTCGGGATGAACGACTTCACGCATATCTGCTTCTTCGATATCCCCATGTTCAGTCATATCCCTAACCTCGTCTATCTGGCTCCCACCACTTTCGAAGAGCTCATCGCCATGGAACGATGGGCCATCCGGCAGGAACAGTATGCCGTTGCCATCCGTGTTCCGGCGGGAGAGACCGTGCATAGCAACGAGACTTACGAGGAAGACTATTCGCAACTCAACCGTTTCAAGGTGCAAAGATGGGGCTCGGAGGTGGCGATCATTGCCGTGGGCAACTTCTTTCAGAAAGGAGAGACGGTGACAAAGGCTTTGGCCGACGAGGGCATTGAGGCCACACTGATCAATCCACGCTATCTGACAGGCGTCGACGAGGCTCTGCTCGAGCGTCTCAAAGCCGAGCATCGGTTGGTGGTGACACTGGAAGACGGCTGCATCGATGGAGGGTTCGGCGAACGCATCGCCCGCTTCTACGGGCCCACAGATATGAAGGTGCTCTGCCTGGGCATCAAAAAGGCTCTCTACGACCGCTATAACGTTGAGCAACTTTTGCACGACAACGAACTCTTAGACGAGCAAATCGTGGCAAAGGTAAAGCAATTGCTGAATAACAGTTCGGTGCGACATACACAATAA
- a CDS encoding NAD(P)/FAD-dependent oxidoreductase, giving the protein MKSCIIIGSGLGGLSCGVILARNGYRVTVLEQGTQAGGCLQCFHRGGAKFETGMHFIGSADEGQTLYRLMRYLGLGDIPLTRLDKSGYDHIWLGGHEFKLANGREAFVETLAAHFPKEKDGLYRYFSLVEQVANASSLHSLRHAENDAVLNTEFQIRSIDEVIDSVIADPMLRRVLVGNLPLYAAERGKTPFSTHAFITDFYNRSAFRIAGGSDVITRSLVKTIEGLGGAVLTRRKAVQVVCDESRATGVITADGECHPADLVISAVHPNRLLEMLKGNHLLRPAYCRRLLAVPNTVGGFAVYMKFKPESMPYSNHNFYGYASDTPWGCEHYREEEWPKGYLYMHMCPEKAAGEGRDDVPKWAQCGELLSYMQFEDVARWSGTAIGRRGADYEAFKQDRAERLISLAERQHPGLRSCIENYWTSTPLTYFDYTGTERGGMYGVAKDITKGAACHVQYKTRIPNLLLTGQNINSHGMLGVLVGSVVTCSELLTSEEIYRQIRENEGEKA; this is encoded by the coding sequence ATGAAGAGTTGTATCATCATAGGCAGCGGACTGGGCGGACTGTCGTGCGGTGTGATCCTCGCACGCAACGGTTACCGAGTGACGGTGCTTGAACAAGGCACACAGGCGGGCGGATGTCTTCAATGTTTCCACCGCGGCGGGGCGAAGTTCGAAACGGGAATGCACTTCATCGGTAGTGCCGATGAGGGGCAGACGTTATACCGTCTCATGCGTTATCTCGGTCTGGGAGACATCCCTCTCACCCGGCTCGATAAGAGTGGATACGACCATATTTGGCTGGGCGGACACGAATTCAAACTGGCCAACGGGCGAGAGGCCTTTGTCGAGACCCTCGCCGCCCACTTTCCCAAGGAGAAAGACGGCCTGTACCGTTACTTTTCGCTGGTAGAACAGGTGGCTAACGCCTCTTCGCTCCACTCGCTGCGCCATGCCGAGAACGATGCTGTGCTGAACACCGAGTTTCAGATACGCAGCATAGACGAGGTGATCGACAGTGTGATTGCCGACCCGATGCTACGCCGCGTGCTCGTGGGCAACCTTCCTTTATATGCCGCCGAGCGAGGGAAAACACCTTTTTCTACCCATGCTTTCATCACCGATTTCTACAATCGCAGTGCATTTCGCATTGCCGGGGGCAGCGATGTCATCACACGTTCGTTGGTAAAGACCATCGAGGGTCTGGGCGGAGCTGTGCTCACGCGTCGCAAGGCGGTGCAGGTGGTGTGCGATGAGAGTCGTGCTACGGGCGTGATCACAGCCGATGGAGAATGCCATCCGGCCGACCTTGTGATCTCGGCGGTGCATCCCAATCGCCTGCTCGAGATGCTCAAGGGCAACCATCTCTTACGCCCGGCCTACTGCCGACGTCTCTTGGCCGTGCCGAACACTGTGGGTGGTTTTGCCGTCTACATGAAGTTCAAACCCGAAAGCATGCCCTACAGCAATCACAACTTCTACGGTTATGCTTCTGACACGCCTTGGGGGTGCGAGCATTACAGAGAAGAGGAGTGGCCCAAGGGCTATCTTTACATGCACATGTGCCCCGAAAAAGCTGCGGGAGAAGGGCGTGACGACGTGCCGAAGTGGGCCCAGTGCGGCGAATTGCTCAGTTATATGCAGTTTGAAGACGTGGCACGTTGGTCGGGAACGGCTATCGGTCGCCGCGGAGCCGACTACGAAGCGTTCAAGCAAGACCGGGCCGAACGGCTCATCTCCTTAGCCGAACGGCAGCATCCGGGCCTGCGTAGCTGTATTGAAAACTACTGGACGTCTACCCCGCTAACCTATTTCGACTACACCGGAACCGAGCGCGGGGGGATGTATGGCGTAGCAAAAGACATCACAAAAGGGGCTGCCTGCCACGTGCAATACAAAACTCGCATTCCCAATCTCCTGCTCACGGGGCAGAATATCAACTCGCACGGTATGCTGGGAGTGCTGGTTGGATCGGTGGTTACGTGCAGCGAACTGCTCACTTCCGAAGAGATTTACCGACAAATCAGGGAAAACGAGGGAGAGAAAGCATAA
- a CDS encoding NAD(P)/FAD-dependent oxidoreductase: protein MKEEILIIGGGLGGLMTGALLAKEGFVVTVLEKNGTVGGGLQTFHRHGIAFETGMHILGGFRPGGSLRRICTYLGVMDSLQLRPVDADCMDQITYASDGATYRIAAGREGFVESLAAYFPTEKENLRRYVDRMYALTQELDLFYLRSSEESFHPYSDEFTMPADRFIARYIAHPKLRDILAYMNPMYGGVAGHTPAYVHALINVLYINGTDRFVGGSQQLATALCRVIESEGGQVIPLAQAERIETTDRMVSCVHTKDGRKFSARYYISAVHPDEMLRIADTSAFPKAYANRLRSIPSTYSTFSLFVELHPKAFPYINHTCYYQQDYDKIWNLAHYDEQTFPYGFMYMTPPTPQQTPWASHLIVNCLMPFEAVSPWEDSYIGRRDDSYRAWKKRQEERIIDRMEELHPHFRQAVKQVWSGSPLTIRDYYHTTRGAIYGYSKDCNNLLLSQVPVVTKVRNLFLTGQCVGLHGICGVPLSAITTAEAIVGRNVIIRKL from the coding sequence ATGAAAGAAGAGATACTCATCATCGGAGGCGGCTTAGGCGGACTCATGACCGGAGCATTGCTCGCCAAAGAGGGCTTCGTCGTTACCGTTTTGGAGAAGAACGGCACTGTCGGCGGTGGTCTGCAAACCTTCCATCGTCACGGCATTGCCTTCGAAACGGGCATGCATATCTTAGGCGGCTTTCGCCCGGGAGGCAGTCTTCGCCGCATCTGTACTTATTTAGGCGTGATGGATAGCTTGCAGTTGCGCCCCGTAGATGCCGACTGTATGGATCAAATCACCTATGCCTCGGATGGTGCAACCTATCGAATCGCCGCCGGGCGAGAAGGCTTCGTCGAGAGTTTGGCTGCCTATTTCCCCACAGAAAAAGAGAATCTGCGCCGATATGTCGACCGGATGTATGCCCTTACCCAAGAACTCGACCTCTTTTATCTGCGTTCTTCAGAGGAATCCTTCCATCCATACAGCGACGAATTCACCATGCCGGCCGATCGCTTCATCGCTCGTTACATCGCCCACCCTAAGCTACGCGACATCCTGGCTTATATGAATCCGATGTATGGAGGCGTTGCCGGACATACGCCGGCTTACGTTCACGCGCTCATCAATGTGCTTTATATCAACGGAACCGACCGTTTTGTAGGCGGTTCGCAGCAATTGGCCACCGCTCTTTGCCGGGTCATCGAGAGCGAAGGCGGACAGGTGATACCCCTGGCACAGGCCGAACGCATCGAGACGACCGACCGAATGGTGAGTTGTGTGCACACAAAGGACGGGCGAAAGTTCTCTGCCCGTTATTACATCTCTGCCGTTCACCCCGACGAGATGTTGCGCATTGCCGACACATCGGCCTTTCCCAAGGCTTACGCAAACCGTCTTCGGTCGATCCCCAGCACCTATTCCACCTTCAGTCTGTTCGTCGAACTGCATCCCAAAGCCTTTCCTTACATCAACCACACCTGTTATTATCAGCAGGATTACGACAAGATTTGGAACCTGGCTCACTATGATGAGCAGACCTTTCCTTATGGATTCATGTACATGACGCCGCCAACGCCCCAGCAAACGCCATGGGCCAGTCATCTTATCGTGAACTGCCTGATGCCCTTCGAGGCCGTTTCGCCGTGGGAAGACAGTTATATCGGGCGGCGCGACGACAGTTATCGGGCCTGGAAAAAGCGGCAAGAGGAACGCATCATCGACCGGATGGAAGAGCTGCACCCCCACTTTCGGCAGGCCGTCAAGCAGGTTTGGTCGGGCAGTCCGCTCACCATTCGCGACTATTATCATACCACTCGCGGAGCCATCTACGGCTATTCCAAAGACTGCAACAATCTTTTGCTCTCGCAGGTGCCCGTTGTCACCAAGGTGCGCAACCTTTTTCTCACCGGTCAGTGCGTGGGTTTGCACGGCATTTGCGGCGTTCCGCTTTCGGCCATTACCACCGCCGAGGCCATTGTAGGGCGCAATGTCATCATCAGAAAGCTATAA
- a CDS encoding alpha/beta hydrolase, which produces MKRNLLLLLLLTALHATAQIQIWKGTCEKAPQVTLTPYLPEGKTVSRTAVIVCPGGSYHWLDMQTEGIEVAQWLNRNGIAAFVLRYRVAGVWAYISHYRLLFRGHRQPDMLRDVQRSIQLVRQNAAQWGIDAEKIGVMGFSAGGHLAMASAVFSGTNFLAPLGIRPQVTLRPNFVVPLYPVVTLADKRWVHKRSRKGILGEWGKYNRRMRDSLSLERHIPAGCPPVFLVNCQDDPIVKYGNSLLLDSALTAKGITHRYLLYKTGGHGFGASDTKGTPECRQWRQAFLDWLKETGF; this is translated from the coding sequence ATGAAACGAAACTTACTCCTGCTGTTGCTCTTGACCGCCCTCCATGCCACAGCCCAGATACAAATATGGAAGGGAACATGCGAAAAAGCTCCGCAAGTGACCCTCACCCCCTATCTGCCCGAGGGCAAAACTGTGAGCCGAACGGCCGTCATTGTATGTCCGGGCGGCAGCTATCACTGGCTCGACATGCAGACCGAAGGCATCGAAGTGGCCCAATGGCTCAACCGAAACGGCATCGCCGCCTTCGTGCTTCGCTATCGTGTGGCGGGCGTTTGGGCCTATATCTCCCACTATCGCCTGCTGTTCAGAGGGCACAGACAGCCCGATATGCTGCGCGATGTGCAACGTTCCATCCAATTGGTGCGCCAGAACGCTGCCCAATGGGGCATCGATGCTGAAAAGATAGGTGTGATGGGCTTCTCTGCCGGCGGACATTTGGCGATGGCATCGGCCGTGTTCAGCGGCACCAACTTCCTCGCTCCGCTGGGCATCAGACCGCAAGTGACGCTTCGTCCCAACTTCGTTGTGCCTCTCTACCCTGTGGTGACGCTTGCCGACAAGCGTTGGGTGCACAAGCGTTCGCGAAAGGGCATCCTGGGCGAATGGGGCAAATACAACCGCCGAATGCGCGATTCGCTCTCACTCGAACGGCATATCCCGGCAGGATGTCCGCCCGTTTTCCTGGTCAACTGCCAAGACGACCCCATCGTTAAATACGGAAATAGTCTGCTGCTCGACTCTGCTCTCACTGCCAAAGGCATCACCCACCGGTATCTTCTCTACAAAACCGGCGGCCACGGCTTCGGAGCCAGCGACACAAAAGGCACGCCCGAGTGTCGGCAATGGCGGCAAGCGTTTCTCGATTGGCTCAAAGAAACGGGCTTTTAG
- a CDS encoding phenylacetate--CoA ligase family protein: MNNDIEFQSPLEIKRFQEELLQKQLRYLQEHSRYYRRMFEEQSIDIGRISCIEHLAALPFTEKKDLQLFNDDFLCVPKHRIIDYITTSGTLGDPVTFGCTDADLERLAFNEAKSFACAGLTPDSIVQLMTTLDKRFMAGMAYFLGLRRLGAGVIRVGNGIPELQWDTIRRMRPDTLMCVPSFILRLIEYAEEHDIDYRHSSVRRIIGIGEGLRRQDFSLNLLGQRIREKWPEVQLFATYSSTEMGATFSECGFGQGGHVHPELIIVEIIGEDNLPVSPGQAGEVVVTTLGVEAMPLLRFRTGDIAAMRTEQCPCGRWAYRLTPLVGRKNNMIKLKGTTLYPPAINDVLDNTPYVECYVVVVRSSVAGTDEVIVKVALKTPCADEKSREELIKTLKDSFRSRIRVAPIVELLPVEEVRRINFPAKSRKPVKFIDERNNAEMQ, translated from the coding sequence ATGAACAACGATATAGAATTTCAATCGCCCCTGGAAATCAAACGTTTCCAGGAAGAGCTGCTGCAAAAACAGCTGCGTTATCTGCAAGAACACTCGCGCTACTATCGCCGGATGTTCGAAGAGCAGAGCATCGACATCGGTAGAATCAGCTGTATCGAACACCTGGCCGCCCTTCCTTTTACAGAAAAGAAAGACTTACAGCTCTTTAACGACGACTTTCTTTGTGTGCCCAAGCACCGCATCATCGACTATATCACCACCTCGGGAACGCTGGGAGATCCCGTGACCTTTGGCTGCACAGATGCCGACCTGGAACGTTTGGCTTTCAATGAGGCCAAGTCGTTTGCCTGTGCAGGTCTCACTCCAGACAGCATCGTGCAACTGATGACCACCCTCGACAAGCGGTTTATGGCCGGCATGGCCTACTTTCTGGGGCTCCGCCGCTTAGGTGCCGGCGTGATCAGGGTGGGCAATGGCATCCCCGAACTGCAATGGGACACGATCCGTCGCATGCGTCCCGATACGCTGATGTGTGTCCCCTCGTTCATCCTTCGCCTCATCGAGTATGCCGAAGAGCATGACATCGACTACCGCCACTCGTCGGTTCGCCGCATCATCGGTATCGGCGAGGGGCTCCGACGGCAAGATTTCTCACTCAATCTTCTGGGGCAGCGCATCCGGGAAAAATGGCCTGAGGTGCAGCTTTTTGCCACTTACTCGAGCACAGAGATGGGAGCCACCTTCTCAGAATGCGGCTTCGGACAGGGCGGACATGTACATCCGGAGCTGATTATCGTGGAAATCATCGGCGAAGACAATCTTCCCGTATCGCCGGGACAGGCCGGAGAGGTGGTCGTCACTACCCTCGGGGTGGAGGCAATGCCGCTGTTGCGATTCCGAACAGGCGACATCGCCGCCATGCGCACCGAGCAATGCCCGTGCGGACGATGGGCCTATAGGCTCACTCCGCTCGTGGGACGCAAGAATAACATGATTAAACTGAAGGGTACAACGCTCTATCCGCCGGCCATTAACGATGTGCTCGACAACACGCCTTACGTGGAATGCTACGTGGTAGTGGTGCGTTCGTCGGTCGCCGGCACGGATGAGGTGATTGTAAAAGTGGCCCTTAAAACGCCCTGTGCGGACGAAAAGAGCCGAGAAGAACTCATCAAGACGCTGAAAGACAGCTTCCGCTCGCGCATCCGCGTGGCTCCCATCGTGGAATTGCTGCCCGTAGAGGAGGTGAGACGTATCAATTTCCCGGCCAAAAGTAGAAAACCGGTGAAGTTTATCGACGAAAGAAACAATGCCGAAATGCAATGA